A genomic segment from Candidatus Aminicenantes bacterium encodes:
- a CDS encoding GspE/PulE family protein: protein MIENFTQKKVLPFFANRGDLEKFLKKSDTYTKVLRDKTETFAVKKTAETVEDDVVTIESITDEDDSVVKLLNNIILTAVSKKASDIHIEIQNAALIIKYRIDGILHQIMEPLDATFHPFLLTRLKVISELDIAEKRVPQDGRFRMRFKQKTIDFRVSIMPGIYGENAVIRILDREMITENIGELKLKQLGFSPYILEKINYYIRQPYGLFLVTGPTGSGKTTTLYAALNEIKDPADKIITIEDPVEYQVDGIIQIPVNEKKGLTFARGLRSILRHDPDKIMVGEIRDPETAQSAIQSALTGHLVFTTVHANNVFDVLGRFIHMGVDTYSLVSALNCIAAQRLVRVLCPQCRKAVVPGKT from the coding sequence ATGATCGAGAATTTCACCCAGAAAAAGGTCCTGCCTTTCTTCGCCAACCGCGGCGACCTGGAAAAATTCCTCAAGAAAAGCGACACCTACACCAAGGTCCTGCGCGACAAGACCGAGACCTTTGCGGTGAAGAAGACGGCCGAGACGGTCGAGGACGACGTGGTGACCATCGAGAGCATCACCGACGAGGACGACTCGGTGGTCAAGTTGTTAAACAACATCATCCTGACCGCAGTCAGCAAGAAGGCCTCCGACATACACATCGAGATCCAGAACGCCGCCTTGATCATCAAGTACCGCATCGACGGCATCCTGCACCAGATCATGGAGCCCCTGGACGCCACCTTCCATCCGTTCCTACTGACCCGCTTGAAAGTCATCTCCGAGCTGGATATCGCCGAGAAGCGCGTCCCCCAGGACGGGCGCTTCCGCATGCGCTTCAAGCAGAAGACCATCGACTTCCGCGTCTCGATCATGCCCGGCATCTACGGCGAGAACGCCGTCATCCGTATCCTGGACCGCGAAATGATCACCGAGAACATCGGCGAACTGAAATTGAAGCAGCTGGGCTTCTCGCCCTACATCCTGGAAAAGATCAACTACTACATCCGCCAGCCCTATGGCTTGTTCCTGGTCACCGGCCCGACCGGCAGCGGCAAAACCACCACCCTGTACGCAGCCCTGAACGAGATCAAGGACCCGGCCGACAAGATTATCACCATCGAGGACCCGGTCGAGTACCAGGTCGACGGCATCATCCAGATTCCGGTCAACGAAAAGAAGGGGCTGACGTTTGCCCGCGGCCTGCGCTCCATCCTGCGCCATGACCCGGACAAGATCATGGTCGGGGAGATCCGCGACCCGGAAACCGCCCAGAGCGCCATCCAGTCGGCCCTCACCGGGCACCTGGTCTTCACCACCGTGCATGCCAACAACGTCTTCGACGTGCTCGGCCGCTTCATCCACATGGGGGTAGACACCTACAGCTTGGTTTCGGCCCTGAACTGCATCGCCGCCCAGCGCCTGGTCCGCGTCCTGTGCCCACAGTGCCGGAAGGCGGTCGTGCCAGGAAAGACGGA
- a CDS encoding type II secretion system F family protein — translation MITLLKAGIPMIRALEIIIQNSRPSRLRDIIARAAGSIRNGTQISAAFASSRLPFNKIYTASLLAGEKSGHLEQTLEKFNIYLGKLANLRRKIVGSLTYPAILLLFMIAMVLVISVFVIPKFASFFSDLEAQLPPLTLLFIAVTQFLRENIVLLTALAFMAFLAVKLLERFQPRVIIIDQFKIKSPFIGRVIHENAVAVFARTLAILVSGGIPVPDAAEIAVETFANRYYYSRIRELPEKIRQGHVLSEVLEEIAFIPRILVEMVRVGETSGNLTAVLDESADYYERSIDSRINTLISLIEPVIIIALGLVIAMMLVSVYLPIFSVIRVVQ, via the coding sequence ATGATCACCCTGCTCAAGGCCGGCATCCCCATGATCCGCGCCCTGGAGATCATCATCCAGAACAGCCGGCCCAGCCGCCTGCGCGACATCATCGCCAGGGCGGCCGGCAGCATCCGCAACGGCACGCAGATCTCGGCGGCCTTCGCCTCGTCCAGGCTGCCGTTCAATAAAATTTACACAGCGTCGCTGCTGGCCGGCGAAAAAAGCGGCCACCTGGAACAGACCCTGGAAAAATTCAACATCTACCTGGGCAAGCTCGCCAACCTGCGCCGCAAGATCGTCGGCAGCCTGACCTATCCGGCTATCCTCCTCCTCTTCATGATCGCCATGGTGCTGGTGATCTCGGTTTTCGTCATCCCCAAGTTCGCCTCCTTCTTCAGCGACCTGGAGGCGCAGCTGCCGCCCCTGACCCTGCTCTTCATCGCCGTCACCCAGTTTTTGCGGGAAAACATCGTCCTGCTCACCGCGCTGGCCTTCATGGCATTTTTGGCCGTCAAGCTGCTCGAGCGTTTCCAGCCGCGCGTGATCATCATCGATCAGTTCAAGATCAAGTCGCCCTTCATCGGCCGCGTCATCCATGAGAACGCCGTCGCCGTCTTCGCCCGCACCCTGGCCATCCTGGTCTCGGGGGGCATCCCCGTCCCCGACGCGGCTGAAATCGCGGTGGAAACCTTCGCCAACAGGTATTATTACAGCCGCATCCGCGAGCTCCCCGAAAAAATCCGCCAGGGTCACGTGCTTTCCGAGGTGCTGGAGGAGATCGCCTTCATCCCGCGCATCCTGGTCGAGATGGTCCGCGTCGGCGAAACCTCGGGCAACCTGACCGCCGTACTGGACGAGAGCGCCGATTACTACGAACGCTCCATCGACAGCCGCATCAACACTTTGATTTCGCTGATCGAACCTGTTATAATCATCGCATTGGGCCTGGTGATCGCCATGATGCTTGTTTCGGTCTACCTGCCCATTTTCAGCGTCATAAGGGTCGTGCAATGA
- the serS gene encoding serine--tRNA ligase has product MLDINFVRNNLELVKKKVEAKGVAFDETRFAEIDQLRRRLLADSEELKSRKNRLAKETGVKKKSGANTRELELQSIELSKMIEGHERQLQTVDAEFQEFLLNVPNLFHDSVPVGKDASANEVVRSWGEKPAFDFPARPHWELGENSGQLDFQRAAKIAGSRFALYFDALAKLERVLVQFMLEVHGNENGYREVLPPFLVNDLSLIGTGNLPKFKEDLFKIEGFNLYLIPTAEVPLTNIHRDEILDEGQLPIKYVAYTPCFRSEAGSHGKDIRGLIRQHQFQKVELLKLTTPAQSYDELEKLTADAESILKKLRLHFRTTALCSGDLSFSSAKTYDIEVWMPARAGYLEISSCSNFENFQARRARIKYKGKDGKKDYIHTLNGSGLAIGRTVAAIMENYQTVDGRIRIPEVLRPYFPGHDTL; this is encoded by the coding sequence ATGCTGGACATCAATTTTGTCAGAAACAACCTGGAATTGGTCAAGAAAAAGGTCGAAGCCAAGGGCGTGGCCTTCGATGAAACGCGTTTCGCCGAGATCGACCAGCTCCGCCGCCGGCTCCTGGCCGACAGCGAGGAGCTGAAAAGCAGGAAGAACCGCCTGGCCAAGGAGACCGGGGTCAAGAAAAAGAGCGGCGCCAACACCCGCGAACTGGAGCTACAGTCCATCGAGCTTTCGAAAATGATCGAAGGCCACGAGCGCCAGCTTCAAACCGTGGATGCCGAGTTCCAGGAATTCCTCCTGAACGTGCCCAACCTTTTCCATGATTCCGTGCCGGTGGGCAAGGACGCCAGCGCCAACGAGGTGGTCCGCAGCTGGGGCGAAAAACCCGCTTTCGACTTTCCGGCTCGCCCGCATTGGGAATTGGGCGAAAACTCCGGCCAGCTCGATTTCCAGCGCGCCGCCAAGATCGCCGGTTCCCGCTTCGCCCTGTATTTTGACGCCCTGGCCAAGCTGGAACGGGTGCTGGTGCAGTTCATGCTCGAGGTGCACGGCAACGAAAACGGCTACCGCGAGGTGCTGCCGCCCTTCCTGGTCAACGACCTCAGCCTGATCGGCACCGGCAACCTGCCCAAGTTCAAGGAAGACCTTTTCAAGATCGAGGGCTTCAATCTCTACCTGATCCCCACCGCCGAGGTGCCGCTGACCAACATCCACCGCGACGAGATTCTGGACGAGGGCCAGTTGCCCATCAAGTACGTCGCCTACACGCCCTGCTTCCGCAGCGAAGCCGGGTCGCACGGCAAGGACATTCGCGGCTTGATCCGCCAGCACCAGTTCCAGAAGGTCGAGCTGCTCAAGCTGACCACTCCGGCGCAGTCTTACGACGAGCTCGAAAAACTGACCGCCGACGCCGAATCCATCCTCAAGAAACTCCGGCTGCACTTCCGCACCACCGCCCTGTGCAGCGGCGACCTCTCCTTCTCCTCGGCCAAGACCTACGATATCGAAGTCTGGATGCCGGCCCGCGCCGGCTACCTCGAGATATCCTCCTGCTCGAACTTCGAAAACTTCCAAGCCCGGCGGGCGCGGATCAAATACAAGGGCAAGGACGGCAAAAAGGATTACATCCACACTCTGAACGGCTCGGGCCTGGCCATCGGCCGCACCGTGGCCGCCATTATGGAAAACTACCAGACCGTTGACGGCAGGATCCGCATCCCCGAGGTCCTGCGCCCGTATTTCCCGGGGCACGACACGCTCTGA